One genomic segment of Desmodus rotundus isolate HL8 chromosome 5, HLdesRot8A.1, whole genome shotgun sequence includes these proteins:
- the LOC139440942 gene encoding general transcription factor II-I repeat domain-containing protein 2-like, with product MEGSVDVVMSPLRHQNYLFGCELQADKDYHFKVDNDEYEHQLYLQMVSLGADAKDELHIVEAEAMDYEGNSVKITLATLKMSVQPTVSLGGFEVTPPFVLRLKCGSGPVHISGQHVVAVEEDAESEEEEEDVKLLRVSEKRSAPESGNKVPQKKVKLAAKEDEEDDKDSNNDENMASTVSQKKKEPPKRKITDEGKLFNEKWTDDYFFVEANSKALCLICREFVQVVEDYNLKRHYMQKHAAKFNAYEGLCRKDKIAELKKCLSSQQTFFQKVTTRADSIVKASFVIAYLIARKSKPFTDGEFIKQCIESVAGIICPEKKRDISKISLSHQTIARHIEEIGKSIERSLESKAANFKFYALAMVDSTDVTDMAYLAIFIRGIDVEYNVTEELAALVPLKDTTKSRDLYEAVKNMLKQFSLSIVNISGIVTDGVPAMVGKTEGLVKLIEDDTIATQNSRLMKYHCIIHQESLCAKALKMDNVMQIIIKTVNFIRAKGLNHRQFQEFLKSIDADYGDMIYFSGVRWLSRNQMLKRFYDLRYVIKSFMVSKNKFVPELDDENWLTDLAFLVDLTTHLNELNMRLQGENQLINTMFQTIIAFQMKLKLWQAQIKANNFMHFDTLAKHSPVNSEKYAALIFDLIQEFENRFQDFHENNQYFAIFATPFSVDINMLPANFQMECVELQSDIQLKEKFDRVSLLDFYRSHLPRVKYPLLHNHALFMSSLFGSTYICKQLFSRMKHIKSKIRTKISDKYLENSLKIATTSIKPDIDALVSQIQCQTSH from the exons ATGGAAGGGTCGGTGGACGTGGTCATGAGCCCTCTGAGGCACCAGAACTATCTTTTCG gTTGTGAACTCCAAGCTGACAAAGATTATCACTTCAAGGTGGATAATGATGAATATGAGCACCAATTGTATTTACAAATG GTCAGTTTAGGGGCTGATGCAAAGGATGAATTGCACATTGTTGAAGCAGAGGCAATGGATTATGAAGGCAATTCAGTTAAAATAACACTGGCAACTTTGAAAATGTCTGTACAGCCAACG GTTTCCCTTGGGGGCTTTGAAGTAACACCACCTTTTGTCTTACGTTTGAAGTGTGGTTCAGGGCCTGTGCATATTAGTGGACAGCACGTAGTAG CAGTGGAGGAAGATGCAGAgtcagaagaggaggaggaggatgtgaAACTCCTACGCGTGTCTGAGAAGCGTTCTGCCCCTGAGAGTGGTAACAAGGTTCCACAG aaaaaagtaaaacttgctgctaaggaagatgaagaagatgaCAAAGACAGCAACAACGATGAAAA caTGGCTTCTACAgtgtctcaaaagaaaaaagaacctcCCAAAAGGAAAATTACAGATGAAGGAAAATTGTTCAATGAAAAATGGACAGATGACTACTTTTTTGTTGAGGCAAATAGTAAGGCACTCTGTTTAATTTGTAGGGAATTTGTGCAAGTTGTTGAAGACTATAATTTGAAAAGGCATTATATGCAGAAACATGCTGCTAAATTCAATGCATATGAAGGATTGTGTCGTAAGGACAAAATAGCGGAACTGAAAAAATGTCTGTCttctcaacaaacattttttcaaaaagttacaacTCGGGCAGATTCCATTGTAAAAGCCAGTTTTGTGATAGCATATTTAATAGcaagaaaatcaaaaccatttactgATGGTGAGTTTATTAAACAATGTATAGAAAGTGTGGCAGGTATAATTTGCCCTGAAAAAAAGAGGGATATTTCTAAAATTAGTTTGTCTCACCAGACCATAGCTAGGCACattgaagaaattggaaaatctattgaaagaagtttggagagtaaagctgctaattttaaattttatgctttggcAATGGTCGATAGCACTGATGTTACAGATATGGCTTatcttgccatttttattagaggTATTGATGTTGAATATAATGTTACTGAAGAATTGGCTGCTTTAGTGCCTTTAAAAGACACAACTAAATCAAGAGATTTATACGAAgcagtaaaaaatatgttaaagcaaTTTTCTTTGTCTATTGTCAACATATCTGGTATAGTTACTGATGGTGTCCCAGCAATGGTAGGTAAAACAGAGGGACTTGTAAAATTAATAGAGGACGATACAATTGCCACCCAAAATTCACGTTTGATGAAGTATCATTGCATAATACATCAAGAAAGTTTATGcgcaaaagctttaaaaatggataatgTCATGCAAATCATCATCAAGACTGTGAATTTCATAAGAGCCAAGGGATTGAATCATCGCCAGTTCCAGGAATTCCTTAAAAGTATTGATGCTGACTATGGTGACATGATTTATTTTTCGGGAGTAAGATGGCTAAGTCGAAaccaaatgttgaaaagattttatgatttgcGATATGTTATCAAGTCGTTTATGGTATCAAAAAACAAGTTTGTACCTGAACTTGATGATGAAAACTGGCTAACAGATTTAGCGTTTTTAGTGGATTTAACcactcatttaaatgagttaaatatGCGTCTTCAAGGTGAAAACCAGCTTATCAATACCATGTTTCAAACCATAATAGCattccaaatgaaactgaaattatggcaagctcaaattaaggcaaacaattttatgcattttgacaCATTGGCTAAACACAGTCCTGTGAACAGCGAAAAATACGCAGCCTTGATTTTTGATCtgatacaagaatttgaaaacagatttcaagatttccatgaaaataatcaatattttgctatatttgcaaCTCCATTTTCAGTTGACATAAATATGTTACCTgccaattttcaaatggaatgcGTAGAGCTGCAGTCTGACattcaacttaaagaaaaatttgatcgTGTCTCTTTACTGGACTTTTATAGGTCCCATCTTCCCAGAGTCAAATATCCCTTGCTTCACAATCATGCTTTATTTATGTCATCACTATTTGGCAGCACCTACATTTGCAagcaactattttcaagaatgaagcacattaagagtaaaattagaaccaaaatatctgATAAGTACCTTGAGAATTCACTGAAAATAGCAACTACTTCTATCAAACCAGATATTGATGCACTAGTTTCTCAAATACAATGTCAAACATCCCACTAA